One segment of Falco peregrinus isolate bFalPer1 chromosome 4, bFalPer1.pri, whole genome shotgun sequence DNA contains the following:
- the SH2D1B gene encoding SH2 domain-containing protein 1B isoform X1, whose amino-acid sequence MLLPFSGLALKGGRPWFLLSMEFPFFHGKITKRACEDLLTKNGRNGSYLIRESESVEGALCLCVFFEDLIYTYRIFREHQGYFKIQTSEGVPERHFRTLKDLIYTYEKPNQGLITNLRYPLKKPNTSRRNLGFKSGKDDLYDGTTQSPAVLSQSKNHTLLARPFMLRQQLAFAARAHLSTPV is encoded by the exons AtgcttctgcctttctctggacTTGCTTTGAAAGGTGGGAGACCTTGGTTTCTGTTGTCCATGGAGTTCCCATTTTTTCATggaaagataacaaaaagagcCTGTGAAGATCTGCTGACCAAGAATGGAAGGAATGGTAGCTATTTAATACGAGAGAGTGAAAGCGTGGAAGGAGCCCTGTGTCTCTGTGTTTT CTTTGAAGACCTCATCTACACTTACCGTATCTTCAGGGAGCACcaaggatattttaaaatacag ACTTCCGAAGGTGTTCCGGAGAGGCATTTCAGAACGTTAAAGGACCTCATATACACTTACGAGAAGCCAAATCAAGGACTAATAACAAACCTCCGCTACCCATTAAAGAAGCCAAACACCTCGCGAAGAAACCTGGGGTTCAAGTCAGGAAAGGATGACCTTTATGATG GCACCACACAGAGCCCCGCGGTGCTTTCCCAAAGCAAGAACCACACTCTTCTGGCCCGTCCCTTCATGTTGCGCCAGCAGCTGGCCTTTGCAGCACGTGCACACCTGAGCACGCCAGTGTGA
- the SH2D1B gene encoding SH2 domain-containing protein 1B isoform X2 gives MLLPFSGLALKGGRPWFLLSMEFPFFHGKITKRACEDLLTKNGRNGSYLIRESESVEGALCLCVFFEDLIYTYRIFREHQGYFKIQTSEGVPERHFRTLKDLIYTYEKPNQGLITNLRYPLKKPNTSRRNLGFKSGKDDLYDGEKFSPAFVVWVFLQMTAVTGL, from the exons AtgcttctgcctttctctggacTTGCTTTGAAAGGTGGGAGACCTTGGTTTCTGTTGTCCATGGAGTTCCCATTTTTTCATggaaagataacaaaaagagcCTGTGAAGATCTGCTGACCAAGAATGGAAGGAATGGTAGCTATTTAATACGAGAGAGTGAAAGCGTGGAAGGAGCCCTGTGTCTCTGTGTTTT CTTTGAAGACCTCATCTACACTTACCGTATCTTCAGGGAGCACcaaggatattttaaaatacag ACTTCCGAAGGTGTTCCGGAGAGGCATTTCAGAACGTTAAAGGACCTCATATACACTTACGAGAAGCCAAATCAAGGACTAATAACAAACCTCCGCTACCCATTAAAGAAGCCAAACACCTCGCGAAGAAACCTGGGGTTCAAGTCAGGAAAGGATGACCTTTATGATGGTGAGAAATTTAGCCCTGcctttgtggtttgggtttttttacagatgACTGCAGTGACAGGTTTGTAA
- the SH2D1B gene encoding SH2 domain-containing protein 1B isoform X3: MLLPFSGLALKGGRPWFLLSMEFPFFHGKITKRACEDLLTKNGRNGSYLIRESESVEGALCLCVFFEDLIYTYRIFREHQGYFKIQTSEGVPERHFRTLKDLIYTYEKPNQGLITNLRYPLKKPNTSRRNLGFKSGKDDLYDEIDDDDYVTVLP; the protein is encoded by the exons AtgcttctgcctttctctggacTTGCTTTGAAAGGTGGGAGACCTTGGTTTCTGTTGTCCATGGAGTTCCCATTTTTTCATggaaagataacaaaaagagcCTGTGAAGATCTGCTGACCAAGAATGGAAGGAATGGTAGCTATTTAATACGAGAGAGTGAAAGCGTGGAAGGAGCCCTGTGTCTCTGTGTTTT CTTTGAAGACCTCATCTACACTTACCGTATCTTCAGGGAGCACcaaggatattttaaaatacag ACTTCCGAAGGTGTTCCGGAGAGGCATTTCAGAACGTTAAAGGACCTCATATACACTTACGAGAAGCCAAATCAAGGACTAATAACAAACCTCCGCTACCCATTAAAGAAGCCAAACACCTCGCGAAGAAACCTGGGGTTCAAGTCAGGAAAGGATGACCTTTATGATG